AAAGAGCACAATTGAAACTGATAACTTATGACTAAACTATGAAGCTGGTACTGTAAGTCTTTAAATTGATACTCGTATTtatgatcaataaaacaaacatattttgagtgataaacctttaaaaaaaaatgcacttttactaccaaataagatttaccacatttgataataatattgttttaattttacaaaaagaatatataaatgtcgaaaacaatcgTTCGtatgaaagataccgagtttgatttgaaagaaattaacataaatcacggtatttttaccttgtGAGACTAtggtagaccacagtaaatcgtttagcattcatcaatcatttaatatatttgcgctttctgctatataatacacggttacaaccttcttatcagttattaataatttccataaatgtattatttagtaagtagttgaaggtttgtcagtcaaaattaatgtttgttacacatgtgtatgaggtgattttgaataagtgtgtcactttaacaagttactaaataatgcttacacggaaaatatcaattactgataacaagattgtaacagtgtatttaatagctgaaaataaACCTTGTGGATCCTAAAAAGATTTTCGGAGATCAACGACCGTCTCCGTAAAAGCGTTCAGGTGATATCGAAAATGCTCGTAAATCCCCTTGACCACAGCTTTCATACTAATTAAAAAGCGATTAAAACAAAACGGATGCAACAGGATTGTGAATTATGTCAAGTTCAgtatttaaacatgttgctTTACTGACAAACCTCAAGACAAAGAGGAGTGAATATGCGCTGGTGACACTTTCGGACACGTTCTACTGCGATTCACTCGAACGCTCCAGATTATTCTGGAAGGGCAacgtaatattttaaaataacaacgcTAATTCTAACTTCTTTAAATGAatgcatgcatttaattatatataatacaaatgatCTTTAATACGAACTATCCTTGCGATGTATCCATGTCTTTCTTTTTGCGTGGTACTTCTCGTGTGTTGGCGTTTCGCCTTGTGATTTTATTTGTCGAACAAGGTCGAAGATGGCGGGCGATTTGAAAGGACATGGAAATATCGAGTtctctgcacctttctttcatattatacacgttttatttttcaaaagaagcATTGTTATCGATTTTAATCATTCTTCTCAGGAAATGAAATCGTGGTAATGCTTATTTGAGAGGAAGAGCGCATCTTTAAGATTCGTATTCAGTTATGGGAGTAGTCTCTGATTTTTCGAttagtgtttaatatattgtcATGACGACAATGTTCAGTGCTACCATGGAAGCCCTTGGAAATCTttccattgaaaaaaaaaagttcacgGGCAATAATGAATGTAATCGAAAATATTTGAGTGGCCCCAAACTGTGACCGACAAGTGTTTGTCATAACCTAAGAATAGGTTatgaaaattgatgatttttttaatggaatTAGCTTGTTCCATAACAGTAACTGATCAACAAATATTACTAGGATATACGACTAGGCTTTCATCTCGCTAGTTAATTGCTATTGTAAAATTGATTCAATAaaacccgatattggctgaggacgttttgactattcgtgtgtgttatttttggtaaggTTTTTTAGTcatcatatttcaaatttaagcgTAAGCATCTTGAATTATCTATTCCCCTCTTCTCTacatcaatgtttattttagattcttcagcttgctttcaaattctcATTTACGTTGCAACCTCATGAACGTATTGAATTAATTTGCACtattttaaaccgcataacaCCTTGTGCCCCCTTTGTAACCCCGGATCATATATTCTTTAACATgccatgtcaaaaagtagatcagcggtggtattcaatatgcgacTTAGGTAAATCTTATACTCAAACAACATTGACTTCATTGAACTGTATttgtcagttattaataacaagttatccgattagctacatcgttcttagatccagttAAGACCAATGTTTAATACCAGCCCAGACGACACATGCCATGCGTTCAGTAAACATGTCtgcggcgaacgtttgctgtttggttccccgcttgAGTGTATGGGCTGCGTTgaaacagggatacaaaacaaaacgtttacGAGAGTTCTTCACTAGTCGCGTCTTAATCAATACTCCAGAAGAAAaggaattataaaaaaacttgacatgTTGAAATGACCCAAAATTGCCTACATATTTTCACATTGCTTCGTTTTAACGGTAGCGGCAAAAACATATTCGCTTGAAAGGGGAGTGCCTTGTCAGGTAGCAAAGTATATTTCAACCATGATATACGTCACTATCATTTATTTggaagtaaatttaaaaaataaacgttcGCTTAGCTTTGGTAGGCCTGTAATTTTCATAAGGACCCCtcccccaaaaaaataaaaataaaaaaaataaaaaaaatacaaaaaaatattaataatatataaacaaggtCAACTTTAATTTCACTCAAATCAAGGTAATTACAAGAATAATCTTGGTTACAATTTAATTTAGCCAGATGGCATTCTTTCATTCACACAGCACCATGAAGACCCATATGATTGCGGCCGTCCTGGCGGTGTGTATCCTTCTAGCGGCCCTTTCGCCCACGGCGGAAGCTCAGATGTTTGGTTATGGAGGCGGAAGAAGACGATGGGGACGCCGTTGGGGAAGAAGGTACTTTGGCTGGCCCAGATATGGCTATCGACGTAAGTTGGTTTAACTTTGTGCAGTTTACTTCTTTTGGCAGTTTGGTTGTAAAAAGCAGATAAAGGATAAACTATATAACCACGTTAAGATCTACTTACTCTCTGACGAtgtaaaaacagtatttaaagGCGCACGCTGTAGGTTGATGTAATacgttttaattttactttaatgcattatcatgttaaactcattttacTATAATGATAACAACAAAAAGGTGTATGATTtaagtacagataaaaataccAGCCTTAATAAATGTGtgtgttctttttatttaataaaatttgggaccatctggtgtctagttttaaatgaaatgagaaGAACTCGGAACATATACAACTTgttacttaaagtgacactcttaatcaaaataaatacatacacatgtataacaaacataaattttaagtgatgcatctttaaatacttactgaataatgcatttttgtaatcgtgtattttaaagctgaaaatgcagaaatattaagtgattggtgagtgctaaaagatttactgtgatctgctatagtctcataaggtagaaaaactatgttatatatatgatatttaaacaaagtaatgattaaacaaataactttgACTTATCTCTGTATCCGTTTTTCTCTATCCTCAGGTTACAGTTGGGGATATCCGTGGA
The Mya arenaria isolate MELC-2E11 chromosome 12, ASM2691426v1 DNA segment above includes these coding regions:
- the LOC128212073 gene encoding uncharacterized protein LOC128212073; this encodes MSSSVFKHVALLTNLKTKRSEYALVTLSDTFYCDSLERSRLFWKGNHHEDPYDCGRPGGVYPSSGPFAHGGSSDVWLWRRKKTMGTPLGKKVLWLAQIWLSTLQLGISVEISVV